One window of the Candidatus Microbacterium colombiense genome contains the following:
- a CDS encoding endonuclease/exonuclease/phosphatase family protein: MKVISYNLRKHRAATELVTLVGEHAPDILCLQECDVQGLPERIGDLVLADATQGNRLGLALYYRSNTFHLQQIRTIELKKSLHDRMLKPAHERVLGARLRDIDNGRELIVASFHAAPLTALNSLRRHQIRAALTALAELGEGLPQLMVGDYNYPVFKENLGQAVRNHGYALTLSDDHTYTRYRVFRGHYDFATSVGFDIETITTLPQGSSDHRPILVTVSPS; encoded by the coding sequence ATGAAGGTCATCTCCTACAACCTGCGCAAGCACCGGGCCGCCACGGAACTCGTGACCCTGGTGGGCGAGCACGCGCCCGACATCCTGTGCCTGCAGGAATGCGACGTGCAGGGACTTCCCGAACGGATCGGGGACCTCGTGCTCGCCGACGCCACACAGGGCAATCGCCTGGGACTGGCGTTGTACTACCGCTCCAACACCTTCCACCTGCAACAGATCCGCACGATCGAGCTGAAGAAGTCGCTGCACGACCGCATGCTCAAGCCCGCTCACGAGCGTGTGCTCGGCGCACGGCTGCGCGACATCGACAACGGGCGAGAACTCATCGTCGCCTCGTTCCACGCCGCGCCGCTCACCGCGCTCAATTCGTTGCGTCGCCACCAGATCCGTGCGGCGCTCACCGCGCTCGCCGAACTCGGTGAGGGACTGCCCCAGCTCATGGTCGGCGACTACAACTACCCGGTGTTCAAGGAGAACCTCGGGCAGGCGGTGCGCAATCACGGCTACGCCCTCACGCTGAGCGACGATCACACGTACACGCGCTACCGCGTGTTCCGCGGTCACTACGACTTCGCCACCTCCGTCGGGTTCGACATCGAGACGATCACGACGCTGCCCCAGGGATCCAGCGATCACCGACCGATCCTGGTGACCGTCTCGCCGAGCTGA
- a CDS encoding ABC transporter permease subunit, which yields MVVVTLLIGGIAGLLIGAALYATRPGNLFANRVVFNVMNLAINVIRPIPFIIFLTAVGPVTKAVAGTTLGTQAAIVPMTIMAAVVIGRVVEQNLVAVDPGIVEAALAIGAKRFAILFGLVIPEALAPLILGYTFMFIAVVDMSAMAGYIGGGGLGNFAIIYGYQQFNQEATWVTVAIIIVIVQVGQIFGNWLAQRILRR from the coding sequence ATGGTCGTCGTGACGCTGCTGATCGGCGGCATCGCGGGACTGCTGATCGGCGCCGCGCTTTACGCCACCCGACCGGGCAACCTGTTCGCGAACCGTGTCGTGTTCAACGTCATGAACCTCGCGATCAATGTGATCCGGCCCATCCCGTTCATCATCTTCCTCACCGCAGTCGGACCCGTCACCAAGGCCGTCGCGGGAACCACCCTGGGCACGCAGGCGGCGATCGTGCCGATGACGATCATGGCCGCGGTCGTGATCGGGAGGGTGGTCGAGCAGAACCTCGTCGCGGTCGACCCGGGCATCGTCGAGGCCGCGCTCGCGATCGGCGCCAAGCGGTTCGCGATCCTGTTCGGGCTCGTCATCCCCGAGGCGCTCGCACCGCTGATCCTCGGCTACACGTTCATGTTCATCGCCGTGGTCGACATGTCGGCGATGGCCGGCTACATCGGTGGTGGAGGCCTCGGCAACTTCGCCATCATCTACGGCTACCAGCAGTTCAACCAGGAGGCCACCTGGGTCACCGTGGCGATCATCATCGTGATAGTTCAGGTCGGGCAGATCTTCGGCAACTGGCTCGCGCAGCGCATCCTCCGCCGGTAG